The Kosakonia sacchari SP1 genome includes a window with the following:
- the mmuM gene encoding homocysteine S-methyltransferase, with amino-acid sequence MPQSNSLATLLEHHPFAVLDGALATELEARGCSLVDNLWSAKVLMENPQRIRDVHLDYFRAGAQIAITASYQATPAGFAARGLTEAQSKALIEQSVQLAKEASDIYRSENPNAGPLLVAGSVGPYGAYLADGSEYRGDYACSREVFQAFHRPRIDALLNAGVDLLACETLPSFAEIEALADLLSDYPHAQAWFSFTLRDDKHLSDGTPLVDVVKALSGCSQIVALGINCIALHKTTAALKHLQSLSALPLVVYPNSGETYDAVTKAWHTHGESCGSLAAYLPQWLAAGARIIGGCCRTTPQDIAALSERR; translated from the coding sequence ATGCCGCAGAGTAATTCCCTTGCCACGCTGCTTGAACATCATCCCTTTGCCGTGCTGGATGGCGCACTGGCCACTGAGCTTGAAGCGCGCGGATGCAGCCTTGTCGATAATCTCTGGTCTGCCAAAGTGTTAATGGAAAATCCGCAGCGTATTCGGGATGTGCATCTGGATTACTTCCGCGCGGGGGCACAGATAGCCATTACCGCCAGTTACCAGGCCACACCCGCTGGTTTTGCGGCGCGCGGGCTGACTGAGGCGCAGTCGAAAGCGCTGATTGAACAGAGTGTGCAACTGGCAAAAGAGGCGAGTGACATTTATCGCTCAGAAAACCCCAACGCCGGTCCGCTGCTGGTGGCGGGCTCTGTTGGGCCATACGGTGCTTATCTGGCAGATGGCTCGGAGTATCGCGGCGACTACGCGTGCAGCCGCGAAGTGTTTCAGGCATTTCATCGCCCGCGGATTGACGCGTTGCTCAATGCTGGCGTCGATCTGCTGGCCTGTGAAACGTTACCTTCTTTCGCCGAAATCGAAGCACTGGCAGATCTGTTATCTGACTACCCGCATGCGCAGGCATGGTTCTCTTTTACCTTACGTGACGACAAGCACTTGAGCGATGGCACTCCGCTGGTTGACGTGGTGAAGGCACTGTCTGGCTGCTCACAAATCGTTGCGCTGGGGATTAACTGTATTGCGCTGCATAAAACCACCGCCGCTCTCAAACATCTGCAAAGCCTCAGTGCGCTGCCTCTGGTTGTCTATCCGAACTCTGGTGAAACCTATGACGCCGTTACCAAGGCGTGGCATACACACGGCGAGAGCTGCGGATCCTTAGCGGCATATTTGCCCCAGTGGTTAGCGGCAGGAGCGAGAATTATTGGCGGATGCTGCCGGACGACCCCACAGGATATTGCCGCGCTGAGTGAACGCCGTTAA
- the mmuP gene encoding S-methylmethionine permease — MQTQPENGELKRTMKTRHLIMLSLGGVIGTGLFFNTGYIISTTGAAGTLLAYLIGALVVWLVMQCLGELSVAMPVTGAFHVYAARYIGPATGYTVAWLYWLTWTVALGSSFTAAGFCMQYWFPHVPVWIWSALFCAVIFCLNAISTRFFAEGEFWFSLVKVATILVFIILGCGVIFGFITMKDGSPSPGLANLTSEGWFPHGGLPILMTMVAVNFAFSGTELIGIAAGETENPHQAIPVAIRATIARLILFFIGTVFVLAALVPANVAGVEKSPFVLVFEKIGIPYAADIFNFVILTAILSAANSGLYASGRMLWSLANEKTLPGCFARVNKNGVPLTALSVSMLGGLLALLSSVIAPDTVFVALSAISGFAVVAVWLSICAAHFVFRRRHLPSGKPSAALKYRAPWYPLVPVLGFVLCLLACIGLAFDADQRIALYCGLPFVALCYGAYFLTRKTKLKEADYAAE, encoded by the coding sequence ATGCAGACACAACCAGAAAATGGCGAGCTTAAGCGCACCATGAAAACCCGCCATTTGATTATGCTGTCATTGGGCGGCGTCATTGGCACAGGGTTATTTTTTAATACCGGATACATCATCTCTACCACCGGTGCGGCAGGGACTCTGCTGGCGTATTTGATTGGGGCGCTGGTCGTCTGGCTGGTGATGCAGTGCCTTGGCGAGCTTTCCGTAGCGATGCCGGTAACAGGCGCTTTTCATGTCTATGCAGCGCGCTATATTGGTCCGGCGACCGGGTATACCGTGGCATGGCTCTACTGGCTCACCTGGACAGTTGCACTGGGTTCAAGTTTTACCGCCGCCGGGTTTTGTATGCAGTACTGGTTCCCGCACGTTCCAGTCTGGATATGGAGCGCCCTGTTTTGTGCAGTGATTTTTTGTCTTAACGCGATTTCAACGCGCTTCTTTGCCGAAGGGGAGTTCTGGTTCTCGCTGGTTAAAGTCGCGACCATTCTCGTTTTTATCATCCTGGGCTGCGGGGTGATTTTCGGCTTTATCACCATGAAAGATGGTTCACCGTCGCCAGGGCTTGCTAACCTCACCAGCGAAGGCTGGTTCCCACACGGCGGTTTGCCCATTCTGATGACCATGGTGGCGGTGAACTTTGCTTTTTCCGGTACTGAGCTTATCGGTATCGCGGCGGGTGAAACGGAAAATCCGCACCAGGCTATCCCGGTCGCGATCCGCGCGACGATTGCCCGCTTGATCCTGTTTTTTATCGGCACCGTTTTTGTCCTTGCCGCGCTGGTTCCGGCGAATGTGGCAGGGGTTGAGAAGAGCCCGTTTGTGCTGGTCTTTGAAAAAATCGGCATTCCGTATGCGGCCGATATTTTTAACTTCGTCATCCTCACCGCTATTCTTTCCGCGGCGAATTCCGGGCTCTATGCGTCGGGCCGTATGTTATGGTCGCTGGCAAACGAAAAAACGTTGCCGGGCTGTTTTGCCCGCGTCAACAAAAATGGCGTGCCGTTGACAGCGCTGTCTGTCTCTATGCTTGGCGGTCTGCTGGCGCTGTTATCCAGCGTGATTGCCCCTGATACTGTCTTCGTTGCGCTCAGTGCCATTTCTGGCTTTGCCGTTGTCGCAGTATGGCTCAGCATCTGTGCTGCCCACTTTGTCTTTCGTCGCCGCCACTTGCCGTCGGGCAAGCCATCTGCGGCATTGAAATACCGGGCACCCTGGTATCCGCTGGTGCCGGTACTTGGATTCGTGCTGTGTCTGCTGGCCTGCATCGGGCTGGCGTTCGATGCGGATCAGCGCATTGCGCTCTATTGTGGTCTGCCGTTTGTCGCCCTTTGCTACGGTGCCTATTTTCTCACCCGGAAAACAAAATTGAAGGAGGCTGACTATGCCGCAGAGTAA
- a CDS encoding IclR family transcriptional regulator, whose product MPDEKPSRARGVDRVIDIFRQLHIARQPMAMRDLIDATGAPRSSVYELVNLLSEAGLLELDADGAVFFGREMHYYGADYMAHNDLIRRSHQLMVELVARHGETVQLCMLEGNKYTVVLSESNAHPFKITSDVGVRVPIPWTATGRLLLSNWSDSAILDLIPEEDYRLANGQILDKQAFLEDIHRAGQLGYCLTEGLSESFTCCMAAPIRSRSGQAVAAICFMVSRDTPEERRQMLLKELIVSGQKLSDFT is encoded by the coding sequence ATGCCGGACGAGAAGCCATCGCGAGCGCGCGGTGTTGACCGGGTTATCGACATTTTTCGCCAGTTGCATATCGCTCGTCAGCCCATGGCGATGCGCGATTTGATCGACGCCACCGGCGCGCCGCGCTCCAGCGTATATGAACTTGTTAACCTGCTGAGTGAGGCCGGGTTGCTTGAACTGGATGCCGACGGCGCGGTGTTCTTTGGTCGTGAAATGCACTATTACGGTGCGGACTACATGGCGCATAACGATCTTATCCGCCGCTCACATCAGTTAATGGTGGAGTTAGTGGCCCGTCATGGCGAGACGGTGCAGCTCTGTATGCTGGAAGGGAATAAGTACACCGTCGTGCTGTCGGAAAGTAATGCCCACCCGTTCAAAATCACCTCTGATGTCGGGGTGCGGGTACCGATTCCCTGGACTGCTACCGGTCGCCTGCTGCTCAGTAACTGGTCGGACAGTGCCATTCTCGATCTTATCCCCGAAGAGGATTACCGTTTGGCGAACGGGCAGATCCTCGACAAACAGGCATTCCTCGAAGATATACATCGTGCCGGGCAACTGGGATATTGCCTGACCGAAGGCTTATCAGAGAGTTTTACCTGCTGCATGGCCGCACCGATTCGCTCCCGAAGCGGGCAGGCGGTGGCCGCAATCTGCTTTATGGTGAGTCGTGATACGCCGGAGGAGCGCCGTCAGATGTTGCTCAAAGAGCTGATCGTTTCCGGGCAAAAATTATCGGATTTCACCTGA
- a CDS encoding RidA family protein produces MTITRYGIEGGTGTGGQKLPFARAVEADGWLYISGQTPMREGEVVEGGIIEQTQLAFDNCLAIMREAGYRVEDVVHVTAVLTDARYFSSFNKVFREIFSDNPPARICSVQDLVVDCKVEVDMKCFRADRK; encoded by the coding sequence ATGACGATTACGCGTTATGGCATTGAAGGCGGCACCGGTACGGGTGGGCAGAAACTGCCGTTCGCACGGGCAGTTGAGGCCGATGGCTGGCTGTATATCTCGGGCCAGACACCGATGCGCGAGGGCGAAGTGGTTGAAGGCGGTATCATCGAACAGACGCAACTGGCGTTCGATAACTGTCTCGCCATCATGCGGGAAGCAGGTTATCGCGTGGAAGATGTTGTACACGTTACGGCGGTATTAACCGACGCGCGCTATTTCAGTTCATTTAATAAAGTATTCAGAGAGATATTTAGTGATAATCCGCCAGCGCGTATTTGTAGCGTGCAGGATTTAGTGGTCGACTGCAAAGTGGAAGTGGATATGAAATGTTTCCGCGCTGACCGCAAATAA
- a CDS encoding ABC transporter substrate-binding protein, translating to MNATTSLKLSATALAGALVLLALVGCTPTEEKKEAGAAPQSALQTVLQRGTLRVGDCLSFAPFGFYDKDGNPDGYDVDLAKALAKEMGVKLEMVNTTSANRIPNLQTNKVDVVFCNFTRNLERAKEIGFTNPYVVASEAMLVRKNSGIQSAHDMAGKTIATVKGSTNGDEVRNLGIDVKIQEYDSSQAAILAVKQGQADAMIEDNNFLAYQAKLDPSLTVTNEALVPLEYNAFGVKQGDQIWTNYLNEFLFEINASGENAQLYEKWFGSKPRYPLNPQY from the coding sequence ATGAATGCAACGACATCGCTGAAATTAAGTGCCACAGCACTGGCCGGCGCGCTGGTATTGCTGGCTCTGGTGGGCTGTACGCCGACCGAAGAGAAAAAAGAAGCCGGTGCGGCGCCGCAGTCTGCACTGCAAACCGTCCTGCAGCGCGGCACACTGCGCGTGGGCGACTGCCTGAGCTTTGCCCCGTTTGGTTTTTACGATAAAGACGGCAACCCGGATGGTTATGACGTCGATCTGGCTAAAGCGCTGGCGAAAGAGATGGGCGTCAAACTGGAGATGGTCAACACCACCAGTGCCAACCGCATCCCTAACCTGCAAACCAACAAAGTCGACGTGGTGTTCTGTAATTTCACCCGCAATCTGGAGCGCGCCAAAGAGATCGGTTTCACCAACCCGTATGTCGTGGCGAGTGAAGCCATGCTGGTGCGCAAAAACAGCGGCATTCAGTCCGCACATGACATGGCCGGAAAAACCATCGCCACGGTGAAAGGTTCCACCAACGGTGATGAAGTACGCAACCTTGGCATCGACGTGAAAATTCAGGAGTACGACTCATCCCAGGCAGCGATTCTGGCGGTGAAACAGGGACAGGCTGATGCGATGATCGAAGATAACAACTTCCTCGCCTATCAGGCGAAACTCGATCCGTCGCTGACCGTGACCAACGAAGCGCTGGTGCCGCTGGAGTACAACGCCTTCGGTGTGAAACAGGGCGACCAGATATGGACCAACTACCTGAACGAATTCCTTTTTGAAATCAACGCATCCGGCGAAAACGCACAGCTGTATGAGAAATGGTTCGGCAGTAAACCACGCTACCCGCTGAATCCGCAATACTGA
- a CDS encoding amino acid ABC transporter permease: protein MSYQWLTLWRYADTFLEAAWLTLQVTLLAFVLAVALGLLAALAKSSPLAPVRWLSHCYVEFIRNTPVLLQIFIIFFGLPSLGITMSAFSAGVLALGINVGAYLSETFRAGIQSVAKGQLEAAYILGIPRRQIFLSVVLPQAARAVWPAIINNLIQLLLGTSLLSAIALPELTGTATVINARTLLYIQTFSIVALVYLVLSNLFSWLGNLAGRRMFHPPLVTPVKKPGWQWAKKWLINPAKRENAL, encoded by the coding sequence ATGAGTTATCAATGGCTAACCCTGTGGCGCTACGCCGACACTTTTCTGGAGGCCGCCTGGCTCACGCTCCAGGTCACGCTGCTGGCGTTTGTACTGGCAGTGGCACTTGGATTACTTGCCGCGCTGGCAAAATCCTCGCCACTGGCGCCGGTACGCTGGCTCAGCCACTGCTACGTCGAGTTCATCCGCAATACCCCGGTGCTGTTGCAAATCTTTATTATCTTTTTTGGCCTGCCGTCGTTGGGTATCACTATGAGCGCCTTTAGTGCAGGCGTGCTGGCGCTGGGGATTAACGTGGGGGCTTATCTGTCGGAAACCTTCCGCGCCGGTATCCAGTCGGTCGCAAAAGGCCAGCTGGAAGCGGCGTATATCCTCGGGATCCCGCGCCGGCAAATCTTCCTGAGCGTCGTGCTGCCGCAGGCCGCACGCGCGGTGTGGCCTGCCATTATCAATAACCTGATTCAGCTACTGCTCGGCACGTCGCTGCTCTCCGCCATCGCGCTGCCGGAACTGACCGGCACCGCAACGGTGATCAATGCGCGTACCCTGCTCTACATCCAGACCTTCAGTATTGTCGCGCTGGTCTATCTGGTGCTGAGCAACCTGTTCTCCTGGCTTGGTAACCTGGCAGGACGCCGGATGTTCCATCCGCCGCTGGTGACACCGGTAAAAAAGCCCGGCTGGCAGTGGGCAAAAAAATGGCTGATTAACCCAGCGAAACGGGAGAATGCGCTATGA
- a CDS encoding amino acid ABC transporter permease — protein MSELIINSLPILLKGLVITLLLSVAAIVGSTLLGLLAAVLRTSRLPVAKQIAVFYTELFRGTPVLITLMFIYFGVAYFGYEINLFAAGILGLSIYQGAYIAEVFRAGIEAVPKGQWEVSWILGLSKRQTFLSVILPQTRGIVLPPLVGQYLSLIKDTSIVSMIGMSELMHQGQAIVDRIGQPVVIYGLVALLYFVVCFPLSRWVQHHQTRSQLS, from the coding sequence ATGAGCGAACTTATCATCAACTCGCTGCCAATCCTGCTGAAAGGCCTGGTCATCACGTTACTGCTCTCCGTCGCCGCTATCGTCGGCAGCACGCTGCTCGGTTTACTGGCAGCGGTGTTACGCACCAGCCGTTTGCCGGTCGCTAAACAGATCGCCGTGTTCTATACCGAGCTGTTTCGCGGCACGCCGGTACTGATCACGCTGATGTTTATCTACTTCGGCGTGGCGTACTTCGGCTATGAAATCAATCTGTTCGCCGCCGGTATCCTCGGACTAAGCATTTATCAGGGCGCTTACATTGCCGAAGTATTCCGCGCCGGAATTGAAGCTGTCCCCAAAGGCCAGTGGGAAGTCTCATGGATCCTTGGTCTTTCAAAACGCCAGACGTTTCTTAGCGTGATCCTGCCGCAGACGCGCGGCATCGTGCTGCCGCCGCTGGTGGGTCAGTATCTTTCGCTGATTAAAGATACGTCGATTGTCAGCATGATCGGCATGTCGGAATTGATGCACCAGGGTCAGGCCATTGTCGATCGCATCGGTCAGCCGGTGGTGATTTACGGCCTGGTCGCCCTGCTCTACTTCGTTGTCTGCTTTCCGCTTTCCCGTTGGGTTCAACATCATCAAACCAGGAGCCAGTTATCATGA
- a CDS encoding amino acid ABC transporter ATP-binding protein, which produces MSKSAITLSRITKSFGSTQVLKEISLDVSPGEVLVLIGASGSGKSTVLRIMSGLETADGGEIWVNEVPLHDRKRSSEICGHVGMVFQQFNLFPHKTALGNVTLALIKAQKLSEAEANKRGMAALTRVGLAERAHHYPAQLSGGQQQRVAIARALAVEPKIMFFDEATSALDPELVGEVMEVMRSLAREGMTMVVVTHEMGFARKTADRVVFMDQGVIAEQGSPEQIFVNPHNPRTQQFLSRVLEH; this is translated from the coding sequence ATGAGCAAATCCGCCATTACGCTAAGCCGGATTACTAAATCCTTTGGCTCAACCCAGGTACTGAAAGAGATAAGCCTTGATGTGTCGCCCGGCGAAGTGCTGGTGCTGATTGGCGCATCCGGTTCCGGCAAAAGTACCGTATTACGCATCATGAGCGGGCTGGAAACCGCCGATGGCGGGGAAATCTGGGTAAATGAAGTACCGCTGCACGACCGCAAACGCAGCAGCGAGATCTGCGGCCACGTTGGCATGGTGTTTCAGCAGTTCAATCTGTTTCCCCATAAAACCGCGCTCGGTAACGTGACGCTGGCGTTAATTAAAGCGCAGAAACTGTCCGAAGCCGAAGCCAATAAACGCGGTATGGCAGCCCTGACCCGAGTCGGGCTGGCCGAGCGCGCGCATCATTATCCGGCTCAGCTATCCGGCGGCCAGCAACAGCGTGTGGCGATTGCTCGCGCGTTGGCAGTGGAGCCGAAAATTATGTTTTTCGACGAAGCGACGTCAGCGCTCGATCCCGAGCTGGTTGGCGAAGTGATGGAGGTGATGCGAAGTCTCGCGCGTGAAGGTATGACCATGGTGGTCGTCACCCACGAGATGGGTTTTGCGCGTAAAACAGCTGATCGCGTGGTGTTTATGGATCAGGGCGTGATCGCCGAGCAGGGTTCGCCGGAGCAGATCTTCGTCAATCCGCACAATCCTCGCACCCAGCAGTTCTTATCGCGAGTGCTTGAGCACTAA
- a CDS encoding alanine racemase produces the protein MSIHFPLQADGALDALHPAPRFKSVAGSGNQPLANGTPVFNSPEVFSPLMLMKQSALENNLRQLAAFCREQGVMLAAHGKTSMSAAILRRAVTEGGAWGLSAATPAQVRALRQFGIRNVFLANELVDPAGIRWIGEWQQQHPDHNFLCYVDSLQGVRLLEQHLGDSRIAVLLEMSVSGGRTGCRSSAEALEIAAAIATSPALQLVGVAGYEGALGAGRDAAGVQRVKDYCQMLIATAALLAEKQLFASEQIILSAGGGAWFDVVSACFTSANLPLPMTPLIRSGAYMAHDSGLYARIAPFAQPGATHHFTAALEIWGRVLSRPEPGLAFVDFGRRDVPFDQDLPNPLWVRNVDGSAPRAASGMRISEVNDQHAYLLLPQEDGLKPGDWVGCGISHPCTAFDKWRYLPLVDDDYCVTDSLETAF, from the coding sequence ATGTCGATTCACTTTCCCCTGCAGGCGGACGGCGCGCTGGATGCGCTGCACCCTGCGCCGCGTTTTAAATCGGTCGCCGGCTCCGGTAATCAGCCGCTGGCTAACGGCACCCCGGTCTTTAACAGCCCTGAGGTGTTTTCCCCACTGATGTTGATGAAGCAATCCGCGCTGGAGAATAACCTGCGTCAGCTGGCTGCGTTTTGTCGTGAGCAAGGCGTCATGCTGGCGGCACACGGCAAAACCTCAATGTCTGCGGCGATCCTGCGCCGCGCCGTCACGGAAGGCGGTGCCTGGGGTTTGAGCGCCGCCACCCCTGCGCAGGTTCGCGCGTTGCGCCAGTTCGGCATTCGTAACGTCTTCCTCGCCAATGAACTGGTCGATCCTGCCGGCATTCGCTGGATAGGCGAATGGCAACAGCAGCATCCCGACCATAATTTCCTGTGCTACGTCGATTCGCTGCAAGGTGTTCGTCTGCTGGAGCAACATCTCGGCGACAGCCGTATTGCGGTACTGCTGGAAATGTCGGTCAGCGGCGGACGAACCGGCTGCCGTTCATCCGCTGAAGCCCTGGAGATTGCCGCCGCGATTGCCACCAGCCCGGCCCTGCAATTGGTGGGTGTTGCGGGTTATGAAGGCGCACTCGGTGCAGGACGTGATGCCGCAGGCGTGCAGCGCGTCAAAGATTACTGCCAGATGCTGATCGCCACGGCGGCGCTGCTGGCTGAAAAGCAGTTGTTTGCCAGCGAGCAGATTATCCTCAGTGCCGGCGGCGGCGCGTGGTTTGACGTGGTCTCAGCGTGTTTCACGTCCGCGAACCTGCCCCTGCCCATGACGCCGCTGATTCGCTCCGGAGCTTACATGGCGCACGACAGCGGCCTGTACGCGCGAATTGCGCCTTTTGCGCAGCCCGGTGCAACGCATCATTTCACCGCTGCGCTGGAGATCTGGGGACGGGTGTTGTCGCGCCCCGAGCCTGGCCTGGCGTTTGTTGATTTCGGACGCCGTGATGTGCCGTTCGATCAGGATCTGCCCAATCCGCTGTGGGTGCGCAACGTTGACGGCAGTGCCCCTCGTGCAGCGTCGGGCATGCGCATCAGCGAGGTGAACGATCAGCACGCCTATTTGTTACTGCCGCAAGAGGATGGGTTAAAGCCCGGCGACTGGGTGGGTTGTGGTATTTCGCACCCTTGTACCGCATTCGATAAGTGGCGGTATTTGCCACTGGTAGATGATGATTACTGCGTCACAGACTCACTGGAAACCGCATTCTGA
- a CDS encoding AraC family transcriptional regulator, with protein sequence MSELTSSLTRKMIPALLALAPDEGYSRTRMTAIKLLRVNASMPHTPVLYEPCIVIVLQGKKTALMGGREFTYDPGHYLVVSAPLPFSSQTTASQQEPLLAMSVSLDVATIAELLVEMGEGEVSGNAQAGMMFSSPLGEELADTVYRLLLALSDEEQARILGPGILKELYYRVLIDTQGASIRAALSGKGHFRQIAGAIRTMHTRFMEPVDVEMLAKEAGMSSPSFHRHFRAFTGTTPKQYLISIRLHQARFLMVKRNVTASEAAFRVGYLSPTQFSREFRRFFGCPPQKEAQRLRHLLKVKAESYWPE encoded by the coding sequence GTGTCCGAACTTACCTCAAGCCTTACACGAAAAATGATCCCGGCTTTGCTGGCGCTTGCGCCTGATGAGGGCTACTCGCGCACCCGCATGACGGCGATAAAGCTGTTGCGGGTCAATGCGTCGATGCCCCACACGCCCGTCCTTTACGAACCGTGCATTGTTATTGTTCTGCAGGGAAAGAAAACCGCTTTGATGGGCGGGCGGGAATTCACCTACGATCCCGGACATTATCTGGTGGTCTCCGCGCCGCTTCCTTTCAGCAGCCAGACGACTGCCAGCCAGCAAGAACCGCTGCTGGCGATGTCGGTATCGCTCGATGTCGCCACGATTGCCGAATTACTGGTTGAAATGGGCGAAGGCGAGGTAAGTGGAAATGCGCAGGCGGGAATGATGTTTTCCAGCCCGCTGGGGGAAGAACTGGCCGATACGGTGTATCGCCTTCTACTGGCGCTTTCTGATGAGGAGCAGGCCAGAATTCTGGGGCCGGGGATTCTGAAAGAACTTTATTATCGCGTCCTGATTGATACGCAGGGAGCCTCCATCAGAGCGGCGCTCTCGGGAAAAGGGCATTTCAGGCAAATCGCTGGCGCTATTCGCACCATGCATACCCGGTTTATGGAGCCTGTTGACGTGGAGATGCTGGCGAAAGAAGCGGGCATGAGTTCTCCCTCTTTTCATCGTCATTTCAGAGCCTTTACCGGCACCACACCGAAACAGTATCTGATTTCCATCAGGCTGCACCAAGCGCGGTTTTTAATGGTGAAGCGCAATGTCACGGCCAGTGAAGCCGCTTTCAGGGTTGGCTACCTCAGTCCGACACAATTTAGCCGGGAATTTCGCCGGTTCTTTGGTTGCCCACCGCAAAAGGAAGCTCAGCGCTTACGCCATTTATTAAAAGTGAAAGCCGAATCGTACTGGCCTGAATAA
- a CDS encoding SDR family NAD(P)-dependent oxidoreductase — protein MADFFGLQNKVAIVTGAAGDIGRSTVKHLVSHDVKVLALDIDPAVHALAQRNQVVTQICDVSKEQEAISAVTLAQAEFGGVDILINNAGKTLNKLATDTSVEEWDSIMAINARGYFLLSRESLKVMQPRRQGAIVNVASVVSMVGMKATSAYSASKGAIAQLTKVLALEAAEYDIRVNAVAPGVVETNILTGIVEDSRATLASYGHAHPLGRVAQPEEIAQAIIWLASPKASFVTGTVLIADGGYTAQ, from the coding sequence ATGGCAGATTTTTTTGGATTACAGAACAAAGTGGCAATCGTTACGGGCGCCGCAGGGGATATTGGCAGATCCACTGTAAAACATCTCGTTAGCCATGACGTGAAGGTGCTGGCGCTGGATATCGACCCGGCGGTTCATGCCCTGGCACAGCGCAATCAGGTGGTGACACAGATATGCGATGTCAGCAAGGAACAGGAAGCGATCAGCGCTGTCACTCTTGCACAGGCGGAATTCGGCGGCGTGGACATTCTCATCAACAATGCGGGCAAAACCCTGAATAAGCTCGCCACCGACACATCCGTTGAAGAGTGGGACAGCATTATGGCCATTAATGCCAGAGGGTATTTTCTCCTGAGCCGGGAAAGCCTGAAGGTGATGCAGCCCCGCCGGCAAGGCGCGATCGTTAATGTGGCGTCCGTGGTGAGCATGGTAGGCATGAAAGCCACGTCCGCTTATTCGGCCTCGAAAGGCGCCATCGCGCAACTGACGAAAGTACTGGCGCTGGAAGCGGCTGAGTATGACATCCGGGTTAATGCCGTCGCCCCCGGCGTCGTCGAAACAAATATTCTGACCGGCATAGTCGAAGACAGTCGGGCGACGCTTGCCAGCTACGGCCACGCGCATCCACTTGGGCGGGTGGCTCAGCCGGAAGAAATTGCGCAAGCCATTATCTGGCTTGCCTCGCCCAAAGCCAGCTTCGTGACGGGAACGGTATTAATCGCTGACGGCGGTTATACCGCACAGTAA
- a CDS encoding SDR family oxidoreductase: MMKKQSILIIGAEKGLGHGLTAAYLERGWDVFATHLPDADISALLTLAERYPGKLMTGEMDVTNSAHIGPLIGRLREQQFDVIFMVAGIYGPLHQSVLQASDAEFQQIMLTNAFGPARLARHLLPVLKPEGSLVFMSSHRGSIAGNTEPGIGIELYRASKAALNMLARCIYMDISQGAQTVLSIHPGWVATAMGTLDGTVNAEIDVKTSVEGMISVIEQHRNARSHLFLDYENNSWPW, translated from the coding sequence ATGATGAAAAAGCAGAGCATTTTAATTATCGGAGCCGAGAAAGGGCTGGGGCACGGGCTGACAGCAGCCTATCTGGAGCGGGGCTGGGACGTTTTCGCCACCCATTTACCGGATGCGGATATCTCCGCCCTGCTCACGCTGGCAGAGCGTTACCCTGGCAAGCTGATGACCGGTGAGATGGATGTCACCAACAGCGCCCATATCGGGCCACTTATCGGCAGGCTCCGCGAACAGCAGTTTGACGTAATTTTTATGGTGGCCGGTATTTACGGTCCCTTGCATCAATCCGTGTTGCAGGCGTCTGACGCGGAATTCCAGCAAATTATGCTGACCAATGCGTTTGGCCCTGCCCGCCTGGCCCGGCATCTCCTGCCGGTACTTAAACCTGAGGGAAGCCTGGTTTTCATGTCATCGCACCGGGGCAGCATTGCCGGCAATACCGAACCGGGGATCGGTATTGAGCTTTACCGGGCCAGTAAAGCGGCACTGAATATGCTGGCGCGTTGTATTTATATGGATATCAGCCAGGGAGCACAGACGGTACTCTCCATTCATCCTGGCTGGGTGGCAACGGCGATGGGCACGCTGGATGGTACAGTGAACGCGGAGATTGATGTAAAAACCAGCGTCGAGGGCATGATCAGTGTGATTGAGCAACACCGAAACGCCAGAAGCCATCTTTTCCTCGATTACGAGAACAACAGTTGGCCCTGGTAA
- a CDS encoding winged helix-turn-helix transcriptional regulator, with product MQENHDNCLIDQRNTRLVLEHITNKWSILILTVLCTEPCRFNELRRRLDGITHKALADALKRLERNGLINRQVLSTYPVSVEYTITPLAQSLQQPFIALANWAQEFGPAIALAQAEYDRTHADENKCESQVEA from the coding sequence ATGCAAGAAAACCACGATAACTGCCTGATAGACCAGAGAAATACCCGACTGGTGTTAGAACACATCACCAATAAATGGTCGATATTAATTCTGACCGTACTGTGTACGGAACCTTGCCGGTTCAATGAACTTCGCCGACGTCTGGACGGAATTACCCACAAGGCGCTGGCCGATGCGCTGAAACGGCTGGAGCGAAACGGTTTAATTAATCGCCAGGTTCTGTCCACTTATCCGGTGAGTGTGGAATACACCATTACGCCGCTGGCGCAGTCACTGCAGCAGCCTTTTATTGCGCTGGCGAATTGGGCGCAGGAGTTTGGTCCGGCCATTGCACTGGCGCAGGCTGAATACGATCGAACGCATGCGGATGAAAATAAATGCGAAAGTCAGGTTGAGGCCTGA